The following proteins are encoded in a genomic region of Bosea beijingensis:
- a CDS encoding OpgC family protein: MAVASTTPAKRPRDERLDLFRGLTMLIIFVAHLPENSWNAWIPARFGFSSGAELFVFCSGIASALAFGSVFKRRGWWLGTARIAYRIWQVYWAQIGLVLALIALAAALDRIFGLAVLAQQFQPLLADPENALLGLATLSWQPDYLDILPMYLIILALVPVMMLARRLHAAFPFLIATTLYATVWATDLNLSGNPWNGTGWFLNPFAWQLIFFIGFFIAMKWLPVPALGDRRLMLAAAFFILVSLPLSFWGILEHWPLAQTVRDLVIPASEKTDLHILRVMHFLALAYLVLSLIEPWRDRLDRGAGHLLILIGRQSLACFLASVVLARLLGTIADMAGRGELVVASLNLTGFAMILATALVVGWFKSAPWAGPARKLAAEPRNEPAASASLTTRVREAN, encoded by the coding sequence ATGGCTGTAGCGTCGACCACCCCTGCGAAGCGGCCACGCGATGAACGGCTCGACCTCTTCCGCGGCCTGACCATGCTGATCATCTTCGTGGCGCATCTGCCGGAGAATAGCTGGAATGCCTGGATTCCGGCACGTTTCGGCTTTTCTTCGGGCGCCGAGCTCTTCGTGTTCTGCTCCGGCATCGCCAGTGCCCTCGCCTTCGGCAGCGTCTTCAAGCGTCGCGGGTGGTGGCTGGGCACGGCCCGCATCGCCTACCGCATCTGGCAGGTCTACTGGGCGCAGATCGGTCTCGTGCTGGCGCTGATCGCGCTTGCCGCCGCGCTCGACCGAATCTTCGGCCTTGCCGTGCTCGCGCAGCAGTTCCAGCCGCTGCTGGCCGATCCCGAGAACGCGCTGCTTGGCCTGGCCACGCTGAGCTGGCAGCCGGACTATCTCGATATCCTGCCGATGTATCTCATCATCCTGGCGCTCGTGCCGGTGATGATGCTGGCGCGAAGGCTTCATGCCGCCTTCCCTTTCCTGATCGCCACAACGCTTTACGCCACAGTCTGGGCGACCGACCTCAACCTGTCGGGCAACCCGTGGAACGGCACGGGTTGGTTCCTCAATCCCTTCGCCTGGCAATTGATCTTCTTCATCGGCTTCTTCATCGCCATGAAATGGCTGCCGGTGCCCGCGCTGGGTGACCGACGATTGATGCTGGCGGCTGCGTTCTTCATCCTGGTCTCGTTGCCCCTGTCCTTCTGGGGCATCCTGGAGCACTGGCCACTGGCGCAGACCGTCCGCGATCTCGTCATTCCCGCCAGCGAGAAGACCGACCTGCATATCCTGCGTGTCATGCACTTCCTGGCGCTCGCCTATCTCGTGCTCAGCCTGATCGAACCATGGCGGGATCGGCTCGATCGCGGCGCTGGGCACCTCCTCATCCTGATCGGACGGCAATCGCTGGCCTGCTTCCTGGCAAGCGTCGTGCTGGCACGGCTTCTGGGCACCATCGCCGACATGGCCGGGCGCGGCGAGCTTGTGGTCGCGTCGCTCAATCTGACCGGTTTCGCGATGATCCTCGCCACCGCGCTCGTCGTCGGCTGGTTCAAGAGCGCGCCCTGGGCCGGCCCGGCGCGCAAGCTCGCTGCCGAGCCGAGAAACGAGCCGGCGGCGTCTGCGTCGCTGACAACACGGGTCCGTGAAGCGAATTGA